GACCCTTAATTTCTCCCATCAAGTTGCAAAATAAGATAACTTTTTCGTTTTCCAATTACAAATTATTTGTAATTTCATTCAACTCTCTAATTATATACTTAAGATAAGCATCATAACTTgtctaattaatatttaacagTTTAATACTTGACTTACCTCTCCAAACATGAAAACTTAATCTAACCCCAAACAGCCAAAAAATTTCCACAAGAAATAGGTCACAACGTATGACTTTTTGccaataaatatattcattatttaaatttatagttcgtaaatttaaaaataaaacaagttcCAACATTTGAAATAGATAATTTatacttattaaaataaatttttcacccaatataaagtttaaaactaaaattaattatttactaGCGCGATAACCATAACTATTTATCGAAATACACCTTATAAAATAACCACGAAcgctatttattttttactctagaACTAAATGCCAAGTTTCAAACCCATCCTcaaaggaagagaaaaaaaatatattttaaaaaaaaacattctttttttaattatataaatattttaataatgataCACATGTCAGTCTTTGGTTATAATTTCATATGGTCCAaatatcaaaatagaaaaactaTGTTTACCATCACTTCACTCCAAACCGCCCATGTTTGATGACtttttatagtaaaattaaaaaaaaaaagtaaaatatttattagctaaattaaaataactattaaAAATTAGTATGGCCTTCTAATTGacagttaattttttttatctcataaatattactccctccatttaaaaatatttgtcatgttacgcttatcgaaaattaatttaactaatttttaaaagtaaattgtatcacattaattcgatattttaaacaaaaaaatttgatattctaaaactatatgaaaagtactataaattacaattttttcaaattaatgtgataaaaaaaatgcattttaaaatgttagtcaaagtttttataattttactttaaaaatagaaaccatgacaaacaatatcggacgaaaaaaatattatttagcatatatataaaatataatatgaaaaataattttaatatttttttgacgaTTATactgatatattattatagagGATCCGTTTGTATTAGGTTTAACTAATTAAGACTTGTTAATCTCAGCAAGATAGGAGCTCTTTTGATCGGGTAATAATAGAAGATTTTTGACTCTTATAAGGTTAAATTAATtgtatttgtgattttgttacgTACGTAatatattgaaattgaaaaatttataCTTCAttcgttttttaaaaaatgattttcttttctttttagtatttttcaaaaagaatgacctcttttctttttagtatttttcaaaaagaataacctCTTTTCTTTTTGGGTAACAACTTgtcacgtgacatgtttaaggccacaagatcaaagggcaattttgtacatttgatctaactttaatttaggatcacaagattaaaaaattttctttatattattatactccATGTCAAGTCAAAGTAGGTTATTCTTTGTGAAATGGAAGGAGTATTTTTTATAAGAATGATTTTTCTagatagataaaaaataaacgAAGCGGGACATCTAAAGTGAGTATCGATTATCGAATAAGTATTATATACTTGAAATTCATTTTCATTATCGAGAATTCAacaatttaattatgaatttacgCATAAATtgtcataattaataaatataaattttattatttaacagtATGAAATGCTGATCATATCGAGGAAAGAACCATAAACAAATAGCAAAAGTAACAACTTGCATGgatatttatcaatttatggCCTTAAGTTATCGAATTTTAATTTTGCCTTTAATGACCTAGCATTTGACATTTAAATCAATTATTGAACCTAATCACTTAATTTGTTGTATTAGTTTTTTCCttacacctaattttttttccttgtttcCCTTTTAGTTTTTGGAGTCTAAATTGAAGCCCTGACTAAATACGAATTACTCACTGTAAAACTTATTCGAAGGTGATGCTCCCAATAAGATTTTCTTCATCACCAGACTTTGAACTCGAGATCTTTGATTACGAGAGTAGCAATCTCACTATTACTATACCACTCCAACATTAACTTCCATTGTATATTAGTTAATCATAGAGCAAGTATactcataatcatcatcataaaaaGAAGTCAACTCTTTTAATGTCTTCTTTGGATCCTTTTATTACCAAAACACAAATTAAAAGTGAAAGCAAGTAAATTTTTAGAGAGTTGTGTGTAGCTTATCTAATGGACGGTTGGATGATGATGTTGATAGTGAGAGGTGGGGCccaaccaaaaaagaaaaaagaattttctAGAGTTATTGGAGTTATATATACATGGGTAAAAATTGACAtgtatataatatcaaattattgtTTGATTACATGATATTTATCGATCAAAAGATAATTGAGTCATCAAAGTATGAATGATGTGACCATACTATATATGCAAGACACCTCACATATTATCAAGACTAATCCAATATTTAGATGAATATGAGTTCAATTCATCACGTAAATTAAGATTAATATAATAAACGTTTAgataatattttgaaagaagCAAATAAATATGTAGATTTTTTAACAAATGAAGTACATAAACATAAAGAAGATATCGTAATCAATGAAGCTCCGCTCAAGAAAATGGAGTTAAAGGTATGTTTTGCTAGatgtaagaaaataaataaataattgaagtgataataattaattaaatcgaAGAAATTATTAGAAACACTCTAAGCCATAATGGAATATTGCATTAGTTTTGACTTTTGAGTTAGTGATTGGTTTGTATTTATGGGTTTGGTTACAAtccaattaataaattataattaaatcaataGCATTAGCCTCGTGTTTAAATTAATCAGGCTTTAAACATAATAATGAGATAATAttgcaattaaaaattaaaaataaaagatactgTATATCACTATTTTaagataacaataatgataatatattctcgtataattttacaaattaaatatgagaaGATATATctttatgaaatatgaaaatcaaTTTCGATAGACCATCTACTTGAAATAAAGAGATATTTAGTGAATGACACGAATGAAAATGCTTTGTATCAAAATTCCATTAAACTTGAGTTTTTCACTATTAGCATATGGTCTATGTTTAAGATgaagaaaatattatcaaattcactcataataataataataataataagtaaattTATGTGAAATGCTTTGGATATCTAACTTGCTATAtacaataaaatacaataattatttagtcTTTATATACACAAATCAATTACTATAATATAGTTCAATCATTTCCACAAATGATTTTGacattttataaaaacaaaaatgaatgaaatattaATGCTAACATGGCACATGTTGAACTTAGCTATCATTGAAAAATTAAGGTCCAATTTGCGAACTTTTCTTTGATTCTTGACACATGTCATGCTGGATTTGAAGAAATAGAAATGAAAGTCTAATTCCGCTAGAGAAAGTTGAATATGAATTAAACCAAAGAGGAGTTTTTGACTCAAAAAGTAGTGGCAGGAAAGGAAGCAGCACACCAGGAGTGAAGACGAAACAAGATTTCAGTGATTCCGTCTTCTATTAATTCtttattcaaattcaattcCAACAAATAAACAGATTTCTAAACTTGTTGGATTTTTTCATCAGATATTTCAACTACGTCATTTTCTACTAAATATTGAATCCTCATAATCCGTTCCCTTTAAACAAACACCGTTGTCTAATGTAGAACCAGATTTATGATGAGTATTGATAGAGGATACGTATTTTGTTCCACaactcattagtccaattgatagtgaaaatgttcgagaataattgtgttttacttaagtcatttgaacacaattagaaaaaaatgagactAACACGAGTTttcttcattccttcaatcaaaattattacagTTCGAACACAATTAAAGACATTTATAATAGAAAAGCCGATCAAAATCaaccaatattatttttttaaaaaaaatttggaccATTTCTCGATTTGTGCGTGTCATCCTTGCGCATGGGCCATGCTAATCTTCTCTGTATGTTCCAATTttaaaggaacaaattatgggtagttcaataattcaatAGAAAATGACATAGTTAAGACATTCGAGAAAAAAATTCTAACAagtttagaaatttatttatgtaatcGACAAAAATTAACATCATTTATCACTTAGGAGACGTGAATATAACAAACTTATTATGTCGATTTTAATGGTTGAAGAGAATAGAgtatatatttcattatttttgataaattctcGATTAAacaagataaatatatatagagtAAATTGTTGTCAATAGATTCTGGAGATAACAAAACAAGAAGCAAAATTACGTAAACGTTTGATATTGATATTAGGCATAAGCCAATTCCATTTCGGTTTCAGGGGTAAAAAAGGGAGGAATTTGTTCTCACATGTATTTACGAGATCAATAACTTTGGTACAACCTCCAAAATGGATCAATCCTAGCCGTTGATTAGATTCTAATCAAATCCCCACCCTTAAAACAAACACACTTTTTCACcgaaattgaaaaaagaaaagaaaggagaaTCAAACGATCACCAATTACTTATCAACATCTATGCTGCTGTTCCATCATAATACAGAAGTCCTCGAAGCATACAAACCCATCACCATTTTTATCCACACCTCTTATCATACGCCGGCACTCCTCTAACGTGCACCGTGAATCTCCGATCTGCCTAAACACGCTAAACAGCTCATCCGCCGTGATCTTCCCGTCGTGATCGGCATCGAAGAAATCAAAAGCATCTCTCAGCTCAGAATCACACGCCGGCGGTCCAAACGCTGAGCTAATAGCTCCGAATTCCTGTAAACTAATACATCCATCTCCGTCAACATCAACTTCTTCAAGCAACAACATGAGTTCCTCCTTACTCGGTGGTTCAGTCCCGACTCTGCTTAAAATCGCTTCCAGCTCTTCCTTCCTTATCTTACCGTCGCCGTCAGTATCCATCATGTGAAACGCATGGATTAGCTCAGCGTAAACTACTTCCGCAGCAGAGATTTCGTTCGGTAAGACGCTAGTTGGAGTAGATGATCCGGTTGGTTTTCTGAAGCCGCGATGAGGAAGGGAATCGGAATCGGAGGAGGAACCGAAGGATGAGGTTTGAGATCTGGAAATTGATCGAGTTTTTTTGTAGTTGAAGAGCTTTTTGGGGAAGTTTTTGAGGAGCTTCATAGCTATGGAGGATGAGAAAGTGAAATGGAGaatgaaaaaacaagaaaagatgAGTGTATGAGATAGAGGAAGAAGATGGAGATTAAATGGTAGAAAGCCATGGTGAATTTCCAGGAAACTTCGTAGTGAGAGAAAATGATTTGAAGAGAATACACTGTACTTTTGGTATATTTGTTCAATTATATTTGGACCACTATGGCCCCTCTCTTTCGATACGAATTTAAATTTAGTCTTTAGTTCATCGATATCGAATCAAAAGCCTGTAGTACtcattcaatatttaatatttgtattcatcTGCAGAATTATAACTTATATACTCAATCTATTTGTTCGATATTTGATTTAAGTGTAGAGTTACAAACTCGTATAATCATTTCGATTTActtgaattatatattttttaaaactacaCTATGAAAAAGGACCAAAAATATCGCAATATCAACCTTTTTATCttagatttattaattttcattattttctaatcttttattaataaatcaaaatatatttcttataattttatacgtattataagttataacatTATGTGATTACAAAAACTTTACATTAAAAGATACATAATTAAATGTTCATAAGTATAGAAATACTAGTTTACTATTTATAGATAGAAAATCAAGTTTACTATTAAACTCAATgatgatataactaaaaaaaatcataaaatttattgaatcaAAGAAAACGGACAATACCTAAGTCACTTTCATTATTTATGTTTGTGGGACTTTAATTTAATCGCCAACTACTAGAAGTATTCTGCATTTAAAGAGTGATAATTATCTCTTTTAGAATGTGTTTGTGAAAAAAATGAGTGGTCGAGGGATGTTACGTGTTTATCAtaattataagttataatataatgtttatttttcaaattatgtagagaaaagaaaaaagaattttattgaacgaaaattaaagaacataaaAGCTTTTAGTGAAAAAGtaatgtaaaaagaaaaatcaattaactTATATATCGGTTGATATTAATATCGAGTGTATGATTGGACATATAGGTTAcaagatttaattaatttgataggtACTTATGATTGATAATCAATAAGTAAATGATTGGACATAAGTTAGTTTTAATTAGgttcattaattatatataagagAATCATCTTATGTTTATATTCTAACTATGGTTTCCTATTCATTCATTGCACCAAAACTTGGTGTTGGATTCATTGTTGCACGCCAAGATAGGCTAACACATTATTTTAGTAGCAAAAGTTACGTCCAAGTCAGATTCTTTCTCAGTAAGATAGTAAAATATATAGCCTCGATGAATATACTACTTAGCTCTAAAGAAATATATGTAATATTCATGACACGTGAGCATTAAAAAGAACGATCGATTCACAAACTTCAGAATTAACATCTATCGAAGAAAACAGTACACAACACTTTATAGATTATTAATTTGTCTCGTTTGGTCTTCACTTGTCTAAATGCAGTTAATAACACCAACTGACAGCCCATTCAAACGTCTTGTAATTAGACTTTATGGCCAAACTGCTTCTGGaccacaaaaattaaatttataatcgAATTCCATTAGTAAAATCCGAAAAACATGATAGATATATAACTTTTGAGAGGTACATGCATTATTTTCAATcgcaaaagtaataataatgttaCGATAACAATATACTTAATGTGATTCTGTCGTTATCCTATCCCAACCTTAAGAATTAGCTAGAGAAATTGTTTACGATAAATTCTCTATTATTTAAAGACTTGTGACAACTGGAAAACCTCCTGGCCAGGACTCAAAAAGACTTGTCAACACACTTCAGTGGCAGACAATTTGCACATGCCACTCTTCCAAATGCAGAGAAACAGGCAACTGTTTTGCCTATACAAAAGTCACTCAGATAGTCACCAGACACAGGATATTTAGACATGTAAAAGACAAAATTCAGCT
The sequence above is a segment of the Solanum lycopersicum chromosome 10, SLM_r2.1 genome. Coding sequences within it:
- the LOC101249692 gene encoding probable calcium-binding protein CML36 encodes the protein MKLLKNFPKKLFNYKKTRSISRSQTSSFGSSSDSDSLPHRGFRKPTGSSTPTSVLPNEISAAEVVYAELIHAFHMMDTDGDGKIRKEELEAILSRVGTEPPSKEELMLLLEEVDVDGDGCISLQEFGAISSAFGPPACDSELRDAFDFFDADHDGKITADELFSVFRQIGDSRCTLEECRRMIRGVDKNGDGFVCFEDFCIMMEQQHRC